A window from Argopecten irradians isolate NY chromosome 3, Ai_NY, whole genome shotgun sequence encodes these proteins:
- the LOC138320138 gene encoding kin of IRRE-like protein 3 gives MSNNTVEYTQVFTRADDRTLYTCQSSSPALTSPQTTSVLVYLDLKPQQSTVLSPSSQTENTDLQVVCVSTGSRPAADIEWNVGGTWLSSNPEEVKVLDTSTDTYTVTSSLSRRVTRQDNGKSMYCRVSNRALSGGIESVRQTITVLFGPDSVSITGNRVVVADGTDTLTLTCTTQEYNRHVHITWYNGTTRISNTAAVTNTSGSYGGFISTQVLQLVPDRYQDGNVVRCVVQNEDVTLGEKTDSVTLDIRYRPFLMLTARPAEKVIEGSELEIRCEVDSNPAQSFITWSKVGGQLPPEVDVTSGVIRIPSTHQTDSGIYRCVAVNSVGSEEDTIVIDIYYPPNVIVRYTNTTYISQNRVLNCDPEGNPDTYQFGSWRHTSESGTEIRQLNGSSSPLQSVLTLPDPGMTRRYEDTGYYTCRASNNIPDSSFYSSGSVLFVVEAPPVISSNVTKTKGKTGENIEIEVEFYSRPAVSSSNITWTRGPNRVLPSGKFVISLEIRNINTSFHGVDIQVEGYAAVLKINEIAEGDFDIYTVSIENGLGTVNMSIKLINTGNLTS, from the exons ATGTCAAACAACACAGTCGAGTACACACAAGTCTTTACCAGAGCAGACGACAGAACTCTGTATACATGTCAGTCTAGTAGTCCAGCCCTGACCAGTCCTCAGACCACCAGTGTGTTGGTATACCTAGATT TAAAGCCTCAACAGTCTACTGTATTATCCCCCTCGTCCCAGACAGAGAACACAGACCTACAGGTGGTGTGTGTGTCTACAGGAAGTAGACCTGCTGCTGACATCGAGTGGAATGTTGGGGGAACATGGCTATCAAGTAATCCAGAGGAGGTCAAGGTATTGGACACTTCTACTGATACCTACACCGTGACGTCATCACTCTCACGCCGCGTCACACGTCAGGACAATGGGAAGTCTATGTACTGTAGAGTCAGTAACCGGGCATTGTCTGGAGGGATTGAGTCAGTACGACAGACTATAACAGTATTGT TCGGACCTGACAGTGTGAGCATAACTGGTAACAGAGTGGTGGTCGCGGACGGTACCGACACTCTGACCTTGACCTGTACAACACAGGAGTACAACAGACATGTACACATCACGTGGTACAACGGTACAACACGGATATCTAACACAGCGGCCGTCACCAACACGTCAGGAAGCTACGGGGGTTTTATATCTACACAGGTCCTACAACTCGTACCTGATAGGTACCAGGACGGTAACGTGGTGAGATGTGTGGTCCAGAACGAGGACGTGACGCTGGGAGAGAAGACGGACTCAGTTACACTGGATATCAGAT ATAGGCCATTTTTAATGCTAACCGCACGCCCAGCAGAAAAGGTGATTGAGGGAAGTGAACTTGAAATCCGATGCGAGGTGGACAGTAACCCTGCACAGTCATTTATAACATGGTCCAAAGTAGGAGGTCAACTACCACCTGAAGTTGACGTCACGTCCGGTGTCATACGTATACCGTCTACACACCAAACAGACAGTGGGATATACCGATGTGTAGCTGTAAATTCTGTCGGAAGTGAAGAGGACACAATAGTCAttgatatttact ACCCACCTAATGTCATCGTGAGATACACCAACACCACATACATATCACAGAACAGAGTACTAAATTGTGACCCGGAGGGTAACCCCGACACCTACCAATTCGGATCATGGAGGCACACGTCCGAAAGTGGAACTGAAATACGCCAGCTGAATGGAAGTTCGAGTCCGTTACAGTCCGTTCTGACCCTGCCTGACCCCGGTATGACCAGACGGTATGAGGACACCGGCTACTACACTTGTAGAGCTTCCAACAACATCCCGGATTCGTCCTTCTACAGTTCCGGTTCTGTTCTATTCGTTGTGGAAG CACCTCCTGTTATTAGCTCAAATGTGACAAAGACCAAAGGAAAGACAggtgaaaacattgaaattgaAGTGGAGTTTTACAGCAGACCAGCGGTCAGTTCTAGCAACATAACGTGGACTAGAGGACCAAACAGAGTACTTCCCTCGGGTAAATTTGTTATTTCCCTAGAAATCAGGAATATTAACACGTCGTTCCATGGTGTCGATATACAAGTCGAAGGTTACGCAGCTGTCCTAAAAATCAATGAGATAGCGGAGGGGGACTTCGATATCTATACTGTCTCTATAGAAAACGGTCTGGGAACGGTCAACATGTCGATCAAGCTTATCAACACAGGTAATTTAACAAGTTAA